A window of the Lactuca sativa cultivar Salinas chromosome 7, Lsat_Salinas_v11, whole genome shotgun sequence genome harbors these coding sequences:
- the LOC111883878 gene encoding NADPH:adrenodoxin oxidoreductase, mitochondrial, which yields MIARKFTSATSQSLRVCVVGSGPAGFYTAEKMLKAHEGAEVDIIDRLPTPFGLVRSGVAPDHPETKIVINQFSRVAHNERCSFFGNVSLGSSISLSELRQIYHVVVLAYGAESDRVLGIKGEELKGVHSAREFVWWYNGHPDFSNMTLDLKNTDTAIVLGQGNVALDVARILLRSPTELATTDIASHALDALRESSIRKVYLVGRRGPVQAACTAKELREILAIKDLNINIKEADLVKTSADEEEMKNNRIRKRVFELLSKASSTSGQTSGQRELDFTFFRKPDKFLESDHRNGYVGGVHFEKTTLKGNGDSGYQIATGTGEYEDIKCGLVLKSIGYKSIPVDGLPFDHSKGVVPNIKGRVISSYDASEAEDGLYVCGWLKRGPTGIIATNLYDAEETVASIYEDVSKIELTSRKPGREGLLELLESKKIKFFTFDDWKKIDFEEKRVGSLKGKPREKLTTWKDLLQVK from the exons ATGATTGCTAGGAAGTTTACATCTGCTACCTCTCAATCATTGCGTGTTTGTGTTGTTGGCAGTGGTCCTGCTGGTTTTTACACAGCCGAAAAG ATGCTGAAAGCACATGAAGGAGCAGAAGTTGACATCATTGATAGATTGCCAACACCATTTGGATTAGTTCGATCAGGGGTAGCACCTGATCACCCTGAAACAAAG ATTGTCATCAACCAATTTTCACGAGTTGCACATAATGAAAGATGCTCATTTTTTGGAAACGTGTCTCTTGGATCCTCCATTTCTCTATCTGAGCTACGCCAAATTTATCATGTG GTTGTGCTTGCTTATGGTGCTGAAAGTGACAGAGTTCTTGGCATTAAAGGAGAG gaattgaAAGGTGTACACTCTGCTAGAGAATTTGTTTGGTGGTATAATGGGCACCCTGATTTCAGTAATATGACACTTGACTTGAAGAACACAGACACAGCCATTGTTCTGGGacag GGTAATGTGGCTCTTGATGTTGCAAGGATTCTTTTAAGGTCACCTACAGAGTTGGCTACAACTGATATTGCTAGCCATGCTTTGGATGCTCTTAGGGAGAGTTCCATAAG gaAAGTTTATCTTGTTGGCAGACGTGGGCCCGTACAAGCAGCTTGTACTGCAAAAGAGCTACGAGAAATTCTTg CCATCAAAGATCTGAACATTAACATCAAGGAAGCTGATCTTGTAAAAACCTCTGCAGATGAG gaagaaatgAAGAACAACCGTATACGGAAGAGAGTCTTTGAGTTGTTATCCAAGGCATCATCCACATCTGGTCAAACTTCAGGTCAACGGGAATTGGATTTCACTTTCTTCCGGAAACCTGATAAATTTCTTGAATCAGATCACAGAAATGGCTATGTTGGTGGTGTACACTTTGAGAAGACAACATTAAAAG GAAATGGCGACTCTGGATATCAGATTGCAACAGGGACAGGGGAGTATGAGGATATAAAATGCgg ATTGGTACTTAAGAGCATAGGCTACAAATCCATACCCGTTGATGGTTTACCTTTTGACCATTCCAAAG GTGTGGTTCCAAATATTAAAGGGCGAGTTATATCTAGTTATGATGCTTCTGAAGCTGAAGATGGATTGTATGTATGTGGGTGGTTAAAAAGAGGTCCAACGGGAATAATTGCTACAAATCTTTATGATGCAGAAGAAACT GTGGCAAGCATCTATGAAGACGTATCTAAAATAGAGCTAACATCAAGAAAGCCAGGAAGAGAGGGGCTTCTTGAATTACTTGAAAGTAAGAAGATTAAATTTTTTACATTTGATGATTGGAAAAAGATAGATTTTGAAGAGAAGAGGGTTGGGAGTTTAAAAGGGAAACCAAGAGAAAAGTTAACCACATGGAAAGATTTACTACAAGTAAAGTAA